TGCAGTCCTATCAAGCGTTGTTAGAGCTATCGACGGATGAGCGGTTTACGGATACCGTCCAGGTGTCGGTGGACTTGAGCCATGTGCGTCCGGCGGGCGATCGACTCAAGGGATTTGGTGGCGTCGCAAACCCCATCCGCCTGCCCCACCTCTACGAACGGTGCGCCAAAATCCTCAACAAAGCGGTGGGTCGGCAGCTAAATTCCGTCGAGTGTTGCCTATTAATTGATGAAGCGGCGGCTTGCGTGGTCGCAGGCAACATTCGCCGAAGTGCGGGAATGCGTCAATTTGACAGTACTGATCTCGTGGCGGCAGGTGCTAAGGAAAATCTGTGGCAGCAAGATGAACAGGGCAATTGGCGCATCGATCCCGAACGGGATGTGCTGCGGATGGCGAACCATACCCGCGTGTTCCACCGTAAACCGAACCTAGAGGAAACGGTGGATGCGGTGCGAAAACAGTTCTACTCCGGCGAAGGGGCAATTCAGTGGGCGGGTGAGGCTGAGCGTCGTGCCCAGGGCGAGAATCGCTACGGTCTGAATCCATGCGGTGAAATCGTCGGTCAAAACTTCCATTGCAACCTTGCGGAAGTTCACTTGAATCAGCTTAATCCCCAGGACTTTGAAGGCCAGGAAAAAGCGTTTACGGCAGGGGCGTTGTCCGTTGCGGCGCTTCTCAATCATCGCTTCCAAGAAGAACGCTATCAAAAATCTCGTGAGGAAGACCCCATTGTGGGTGTTTCGTTCACAGGCTTATTTGATTTCTTTGTGCAGGCGTTTGGTACGGAGTGGCTGCGTTGGTGGGCAGAAGGCCGTCCCGATACGATGAAGGGGCTGGAGTTTAAAGAGAAAGAACGCGAATACCTTAGCCGCTGGAAAGAGATCGTGCATCGCGTTGTGTGGGAGTACTGCGATCGCCACGGCATCAAGCGTCCGAATCGGTGTACAACCGTTCAACCAGCGGGTACAAAATCCTTGCTGACCGGAGCCAGTCCAGGCTGGCATCCGCCCAAGGCGCAGCGGTTTATTCGTCGGATTACCTTCCGCAAGAATGATCCCGTAGCGATGGCCTGCATGGACTACGGGTACTCGGTCGTGCCATCTCAGTCGGACAAGGATGAAAATGGGCATTTGCTCAATGATCCCTTTGATCCCCGCTGTACGGAATGGCTCGTGGAAATGCCCGTGGAGGTCTCTTGGGCGAATTTGCCGGGAGCGGATGAAATTGATATCTCGAAGTTCACGGCTCTAGCACAGTTTGATTTCTATATGCAGGTGCAGAAGTTCTACACCGCTCACAACACCTCGGCCACGATTGAACTGCGTGAGGATGAAATTGAGCCGCTGGCAGAGCGCATTCATCAGGCCATTCAGACCGATGAAGGGTATATTTCAGCGGCCTTGCTGCCTCGCTTTGATGCCCTTCAAAATTTCCCGCGTTTACCGTTTGAGCCGATTTCCAAGGAGCAGTACGACACGTTGCTGCGGGAGGTTCACGATCGCCGCCAAGTTGAAGACTTCTACACTGCCCTTTGTCGATATGATGCAGGCGAAATGGTAGAAGCAGGGCCAGCAGGTTGCGATTCCGACAAGTGCATGTTGCCAGAGCAAACACCGTCTTAATCCAGTTCCTTTCCTTCCTTGTAACGGTGGTTGAATCTCTACGGGTTCATTCCTCGCCCCTTGGGGCGGAATACCTGCCGGGGCTTGCCCCGTGGGTTCATACCTTTGATTCAAGTAGCGCATGGGGCGATCGCCCCATGTTTTTTATGCCGCCAAATTCCATCTCCCGCCATTACGCGGATTCGTGGTGCCTCGTTTGCGCCGTATAGTATGGTTTGAAGAGAAGGCATTGGATAATACGTGAATGATTCAGCTCCTCAATCCTAAATTTGGGTGGCAGCGTGTTCTGAACCCCCTGGTTTTATCGTTTTTTGGATTATTGATCTCCGCCCAGCTTTGGGTCAGCCCAGCGTTGGCGACGGGTGTTTACACCATGCCCTCGTTGAGCGCTGGCGATCCGACCTGGGTGATTGATGACGCAAATGTGTTAAGCCGTTTGGTACAAGGCAAGCTTAGTAATCAGCTATCTGAACTGGCGGATGCAACCGGGTATGAAGTTCGCTATGTGACGATTCACCGGTTTGATTACGGTGAGACCGCGCAAACGTTTGTCGATAAGCTTTTTGAAAAATGGTTCCCGACGCCTGAAGCCCAGGCGAATCAGGTGATTGTGCTGCTCGATAACCTCACCAATACCTCCGCGATTCATGTCGGCGATGCAGCCAAGACATTGCTAACCGATGCGATCGCCGAGAGTGTGGCTCAGGAAACGTTGCAAGTTCCGCTTCGCCAAGGGGACAAGTATCAGCAAGCCTTTTCAGACG
Above is a window of Synechococcales cyanobacterium T60_A2020_003 DNA encoding:
- the nrdJ gene encoding ribonucleoside-triphosphate reductase, adenosylcobalamin-dependent translates to MVQDLERTRPTHQFPEVAPAANAVFFRTYSRRIGDSATLRETWEQVCDRTIGGIAKLGKLTPDEVSLLRDMQMQLKSLPSGRWLWVGGTDWIEKPENFSGAYNCTSTNVVDWRSFGLMMDLAMMGCGTGAVLETKYINQLPAIRNALSVAIKGDIGTIPVGERQDTTDVIVDGNQVTIRVGDSRQGWVQSYQALLELSTDERFTDTVQVSVDLSHVRPAGDRLKGFGGVANPIRLPHLYERCAKILNKAVGRQLNSVECCLLIDEAAACVVAGNIRRSAGMRQFDSTDLVAAGAKENLWQQDEQGNWRIDPERDVLRMANHTRVFHRKPNLEETVDAVRKQFYSGEGAIQWAGEAERRAQGENRYGLNPCGEIVGQNFHCNLAEVHLNQLNPQDFEGQEKAFTAGALSVAALLNHRFQEERYQKSREEDPIVGVSFTGLFDFFVQAFGTEWLRWWAEGRPDTMKGLEFKEKEREYLSRWKEIVHRVVWEYCDRHGIKRPNRCTTVQPAGTKSLLTGASPGWHPPKAQRFIRRITFRKNDPVAMACMDYGYSVVPSQSDKDENGHLLNDPFDPRCTEWLVEMPVEVSWANLPGADEIDISKFTALAQFDFYMQVQKFYTAHNTSATIELREDEIEPLAERIHQAIQTDEGYISAALLPRFDALQNFPRLPFEPISKEQYDTLLREVHDRRQVEDFYTALCRYDAGEMVEAGPAGCDSDKCMLPEQTPS
- a CDS encoding TPM domain-containing protein, translating into MIQLLNPKFGWQRVLNPLVLSFFGLLISAQLWVSPALATGVYTMPSLSAGDPTWVIDDANVLSRLVQGKLSNQLSELADATGYEVRYVTIHRFDYGETAQTFVDKLFEKWFPTPEAQANQVIVLLDNLTNTSAIHVGDAAKTLLTDAIAESVAQETLQVPLRQGDKYQQAFSDVSDRLAVVLSGGPDPGPPVVTEKVNVEGTFTSAEETDTNSATLIVIVLLIAATIIPMVTYFWYVR